Within the Halichoerus grypus chromosome 2, mHalGry1.hap1.1, whole genome shotgun sequence genome, the region GCATCCATAGGCATTCAGAATGGTCCAGCATTTGACCTGCTGTCATAGGCTGTCCTACGATACAGCCTCTAACAAAACTAGGCTGTCCCAAACCCCTGGTAATAGAATCATTTACCTTTATACCAAGAAGGTTGGGAAATCACCCAAATCTGCATGTGGTGTGGGCCCAGGCCGACTTCAAGGAGTTCGTGCTATGAGACCTAAAGTCCTTACGAGGTtgtctaaaatgaaaaaacaggggcgcctgggtggctccgtcgttaagggtctgccttcggctcaggtcatgatcccaagggtcctgggatcgagccccacgtcgggctctctgctcagcgggaagcctgcttctccctctcccactccccctgcttgtgttccctctctctctgtgtctctctgtcaaataaataaataaataaatgaaatgaaatgaaatgaaatgaaatgaaatgaaaaaacacatCAGCAGGGCCTATGGTGGTTCCATGTGTGCTGAGTGTGTTCATGACAGGACCAAGTGTGCTTTCCTCATCAAGGAGCAGAAAATCGTTGTGAAAGTGTCGAAGGCACAAGCACAGAGTCAGAAAGCTAAATAAACAATGAAGCTTttttgagtaataaaaaaaatcagaagtcttaaaaaaaaaaaaaaacccttccacAAAAAACACTCAGGGCCTAGGCGGCTTTACCACTGAATActgccaaacatttaaggaagaaataatatcaatctTACTCTTCCAAATAAGCGATAAAGAACACTCctgaactcattttatgaagctaccataccttaataccaaaacttgacaaggacattacataaaaggaaaattccagGCCAAT harbors:
- the LOC144381033 gene encoding large ribosomal subunit protein eL34-like, whose product is MVQHLTCCHRLSYDTASNKTRLSQTPGNRIIYLYTKKVGKSPKSACGVGPGRLQGVRAMRPKVLTRLSKMKKHISRAYGGSMCAECVHDRTKCAFLIKEQKIVVKVSKAQAQSQKAK